The following are encoded in a window of Rissa tridactyla isolate bRisTri1 chromosome 3, bRisTri1.patW.cur.20221130, whole genome shotgun sequence genomic DNA:
- the EPHX2 gene encoding bifunctional epoxide hydrolase 2 isoform X2, whose amino-acid sequence MARRAVLFDLGGVLFGPGLQHFLGSCERDCALPRNFLQKVLLAGGSDSPYSRAMRGQITLSQLFSEMEEGCRQHASASGIVLPPTFSVSRAFEEMAAKGTVNAPLLQAARVLRRNGFKTGVLTNNWVDDSAGRLFTATLMNLLRRHFDLVIESCRLRAQKPDPEIYTYALDALQAKPQEVILLDDIGENLKPAREMGMATILVRDTETVLKELEELSGVQLLTQEEPLPTAVDPSNVTHGYVPIRPGVQLHFVEMGHGPVVCLCHGFPESWLSWRYQIPALADAGFRVIALEMKGYGESTAPPDIEEYSQEQICKDLVVFLDKLSRGLAEHPVPTRRPQRGHRGEDEILPHLRLPVLLPGAGRRRSGAREGHRPHPEGPDPLHAPGGPPALRAQLPRGPGRGGAAGGLPRKPPRQPDPARPRAAVLHPALREIRLQWPLELVPQHATQLALGALCQGQEDHGASADGDGREGRGAASQHEQGHGGVDPAAAPGALGGVRALDADGEADGAQQDPAGVAGGAPPRHPPAQDLQAVSEAPGPASCLPPSPG is encoded by the exons aTGGCGCGGCGGGCCGTGTTGTTCGACCTTGGCGGCGTGCTCTTCGGGCCCGGCCTGCAGCACTTCCTGGGCTCCTGCGAGCGAGACTGCGCTCTGCCCAg GAATTTCTTGCAGAAGGTCTTGTTGGCCGGTGGCTCCGACAGTCCTTATTCCAGAGCGATGAGGGGACAGATCACCTTGTCCCAG cttttttcgGAGATGGAAGAGGGCTGCAGGCAACACGCCTCCGCCTCCGGCATTGTCCTGCCCCCCACCTTCTCTGTCTCCCGAGCCTTTGAGGAGATGGCGGCCAAGGGGACGGTCAATGCCCCCCTTCTGCAGGCAGCGAGGGTGCTGCGGAGGAatg GGTTTAAGACCGGTGTCCTCACCAACAACTGGGTGGACGACAGCGCCGGGCGGCTCTTCACGGCCACGCTGATGAACCTGCTGCGCCGCCACTTCGACCTGGTGATCGAGTCCTGCCGGCTCAGAGCGCAGAAGCCGGACCCCGAGATCTACACCTACGCCCTGGATGCGCTGCAGGCGAAGCCGCAGGAG GTCATCCTCCTGGACGACATTGGGGAGAATTTGAAGCCGGCCCGGGAGATGGGCATGGCCACCATCCTCGTCAGGGACACCGAAACCGtcctgaaggagctggaggagctctCAGGTGTCCAG CTTCTTACCCAAGAAGAGCCGCTGCCAACTGCGGTTGATCCATCCAACGTGACCCACGGATACGTGCCCATCCGG CCTGGCGTCCAGCTGCACTTCGTGGAGATGGGACATGGCCCCGTTGTCTGCCTCTGCCACGGCTTCCCCGAGTCCTGGCTCTCCTGGCGCTACCAG ATCCCAGCTCTGGCTGATGCCGGCTTCAGGGTGATCGCTCTGGAGATGAAGGGCTACGGGGAGTCCACGGCCCCACCAG ACATAGAAGAATATTCCCAGGAGCAGATCTGCAAG gaCCTGGTGGTTTTCCTGGACAAACTG AGCCGTGGCCTCGCTGAACACCCCGTACCGACCCGCCGACCCCAGCGTGGACATCGTGGAGAAGATGAAATCCTACCCCACCTTCGATTACCAGTTCTACTTCCAGGAGCCG GGCGTCGCAGAAGCGGAGCTCGAGAAGGACATCGGCCGCACCCTGAAGGTCCTGATCCGCTCCACGCGCCGGGAG GACCGCCTGCCCTTCGCGCTCAACTTCCACGGGGTCCGGGGCGAG ggggggctgctggtgggctTCCCAGAAAACCCCCCCGCCAGCCAGATCCTGCCCGGCCCCGAGCTGCAGTACTACATCCAGCGCTTCGAGAAATCCGGCTTCAG TGGCCCCTTGAACTGGTACCGCAACATGCGACCCAACTGGCGCTGGGCGCTCTCTGCCAAGGACAGGAAG ATCATGGTGCCAGCGCTGATGGTGACGGCCGGGAAGGACGCGGTGCTGCATCCCAGCATGAGCAAGGGCATGGAGGAGTGG ATCCCGCGGCTGCACCGGGAGCACTTGGAGGAGTGCGGGCACTGGACGCAGATGGAGAG GCCGACGGCGCTCAACAGGATCCTGCTGGAGTGGCTGGAGGGGctcccccccgacacccccctgcCCAAGATCTCCAGGCTGTGAGCGAAGCCCCCGGCCCTGCCTCgtgccttcccccctccccaggctga
- the EPHX2 gene encoding bifunctional epoxide hydrolase 2 isoform X4: MARRAVLFDLGGVLFGPGLQHFLGSCERDCALPRNFLQKVLLAGGSDSPYSRAMRGQITLSQLFSEMEEGCRQHASASGIVLPPTFSVSRAFEEMAAKGTVNAPLLQAARVLRRNGFKTGVLTNNWVDDSAGRLFTATLMNLLRRHFDLVIESCRLRAQKPDPEIYTYALDALQAKPQELLTQEEPLPTAVDPSNVTHGYVPIRPGVQLHFVEMGHGPVVCLCHGFPESWLSWRYQIPALADAGFRVIALEMKGYGESTAPPDIEEYSQEQICKDLVVFLDKLGIPQTVLVGHDWGGAVVWNMALFYPERVRAVASLNTPYRPADPSVDIVEKMKSYPTFDYQFYFQEPGVAEAELEKDIGRTLKVLIRSTRREDRLPFALNFHGVRGEGGLLVGFPENPPASQILPGPELQYYIQRFEKSGFSGPLNWYRNMRPNWRWALSAKDRKIMVPALMVTAGKDAVLHPSMSKGMEEWIPRLHREHLEECGHWTQMERPTALNRILLEWLEGLPPDTPLPKISRL, encoded by the exons aTGGCGCGGCGGGCCGTGTTGTTCGACCTTGGCGGCGTGCTCTTCGGGCCCGGCCTGCAGCACTTCCTGGGCTCCTGCGAGCGAGACTGCGCTCTGCCCAg GAATTTCTTGCAGAAGGTCTTGTTGGCCGGTGGCTCCGACAGTCCTTATTCCAGAGCGATGAGGGGACAGATCACCTTGTCCCAG cttttttcgGAGATGGAAGAGGGCTGCAGGCAACACGCCTCCGCCTCCGGCATTGTCCTGCCCCCCACCTTCTCTGTCTCCCGAGCCTTTGAGGAGATGGCGGCCAAGGGGACGGTCAATGCCCCCCTTCTGCAGGCAGCGAGGGTGCTGCGGAGGAatg GGTTTAAGACCGGTGTCCTCACCAACAACTGGGTGGACGACAGCGCCGGGCGGCTCTTCACGGCCACGCTGATGAACCTGCTGCGCCGCCACTTCGACCTGGTGATCGAGTCCTGCCGGCTCAGAGCGCAGAAGCCGGACCCCGAGATCTACACCTACGCCCTGGATGCGCTGCAGGCGAAGCCGCAGGAG CTTCTTACCCAAGAAGAGCCGCTGCCAACTGCGGTTGATCCATCCAACGTGACCCACGGATACGTGCCCATCCGG CCTGGCGTCCAGCTGCACTTCGTGGAGATGGGACATGGCCCCGTTGTCTGCCTCTGCCACGGCTTCCCCGAGTCCTGGCTCTCCTGGCGCTACCAG ATCCCAGCTCTGGCTGATGCCGGCTTCAGGGTGATCGCTCTGGAGATGAAGGGCTACGGGGAGTCCACGGCCCCACCAG ACATAGAAGAATATTCCCAGGAGCAGATCTGCAAG gaCCTGGTGGTTTTCCTGGACAAACTG ggcaTCCCGCAGACGGTGCTGGTCGGTCACGACTGGGGCGGTGCCGTGGTCTGGAACATGGCTCTCTTCTACCCCGAGAGGGTGAG AGCCGTGGCCTCGCTGAACACCCCGTACCGACCCGCCGACCCCAGCGTGGACATCGTGGAGAAGATGAAATCCTACCCCACCTTCGATTACCAGTTCTACTTCCAGGAGCCG GGCGTCGCAGAAGCGGAGCTCGAGAAGGACATCGGCCGCACCCTGAAGGTCCTGATCCGCTCCACGCGCCGGGAG GACCGCCTGCCCTTCGCGCTCAACTTCCACGGGGTCCGGGGCGAG ggggggctgctggtgggctTCCCAGAAAACCCCCCCGCCAGCCAGATCCTGCCCGGCCCCGAGCTGCAGTACTACATCCAGCGCTTCGAGAAATCCGGCTTCAG TGGCCCCTTGAACTGGTACCGCAACATGCGACCCAACTGGCGCTGGGCGCTCTCTGCCAAGGACAGGAAG ATCATGGTGCCAGCGCTGATGGTGACGGCCGGGAAGGACGCGGTGCTGCATCCCAGCATGAGCAAGGGCATGGAGGAGTGG ATCCCGCGGCTGCACCGGGAGCACTTGGAGGAGTGCGGGCACTGGACGCAGATGGAGAG GCCGACGGCGCTCAACAGGATCCTGCTGGAGTGGCTGGAGGGGctcccccccgacacccccctgcCCAAGATCTCCAGGCTGTGA
- the EPHX2 gene encoding bifunctional epoxide hydrolase 2 isoform X3 has translation MARRAVLFDLGGVLFGPGLQHFLGSCERDCALPRNFLQKVLLAGGSDSPYSRAMRGQITLSQLFSEMEEGCRQHASASGIVLPPTFSVSRAFEEMAAKGTVNAPLLQAARVLRRNGFKTGVLTNNWVDDSAGRLFTATLMNLLRRHFDLVIESCRLRAQKPDPEIYTYALDALQAKPQEVILLDDIGENLKPAREMGMATILVRDTETVLKELEELSGVQPGVQLHFVEMGHGPVVCLCHGFPESWLSWRYQIPALADAGFRVIALEMKGYGESTAPPDIEEYSQEQICKDLVVFLDKLGIPQTVLVGHDWGGAVVWNMALFYPERVRAVASLNTPYRPADPSVDIVEKMKSYPTFDYQFYFQEPGVAEAELEKDIGRTLKVLIRSTRREDRLPFALNFHGVRGEGGLLVGFPENPPASQILPGPELQYYIQRFEKSGFSGPLNWYRNMRPNWRWALSAKDRKIMVPALMVTAGKDAVLHPSMSKGMEEWIPRLHREHLEECGHWTQMERPTALNRILLEWLEGLPPDTPLPKISRL, from the exons aTGGCGCGGCGGGCCGTGTTGTTCGACCTTGGCGGCGTGCTCTTCGGGCCCGGCCTGCAGCACTTCCTGGGCTCCTGCGAGCGAGACTGCGCTCTGCCCAg GAATTTCTTGCAGAAGGTCTTGTTGGCCGGTGGCTCCGACAGTCCTTATTCCAGAGCGATGAGGGGACAGATCACCTTGTCCCAG cttttttcgGAGATGGAAGAGGGCTGCAGGCAACACGCCTCCGCCTCCGGCATTGTCCTGCCCCCCACCTTCTCTGTCTCCCGAGCCTTTGAGGAGATGGCGGCCAAGGGGACGGTCAATGCCCCCCTTCTGCAGGCAGCGAGGGTGCTGCGGAGGAatg GGTTTAAGACCGGTGTCCTCACCAACAACTGGGTGGACGACAGCGCCGGGCGGCTCTTCACGGCCACGCTGATGAACCTGCTGCGCCGCCACTTCGACCTGGTGATCGAGTCCTGCCGGCTCAGAGCGCAGAAGCCGGACCCCGAGATCTACACCTACGCCCTGGATGCGCTGCAGGCGAAGCCGCAGGAG GTCATCCTCCTGGACGACATTGGGGAGAATTTGAAGCCGGCCCGGGAGATGGGCATGGCCACCATCCTCGTCAGGGACACCGAAACCGtcctgaaggagctggaggagctctCAGGTGTCCAG CCTGGCGTCCAGCTGCACTTCGTGGAGATGGGACATGGCCCCGTTGTCTGCCTCTGCCACGGCTTCCCCGAGTCCTGGCTCTCCTGGCGCTACCAG ATCCCAGCTCTGGCTGATGCCGGCTTCAGGGTGATCGCTCTGGAGATGAAGGGCTACGGGGAGTCCACGGCCCCACCAG ACATAGAAGAATATTCCCAGGAGCAGATCTGCAAG gaCCTGGTGGTTTTCCTGGACAAACTG ggcaTCCCGCAGACGGTGCTGGTCGGTCACGACTGGGGCGGTGCCGTGGTCTGGAACATGGCTCTCTTCTACCCCGAGAGGGTGAG AGCCGTGGCCTCGCTGAACACCCCGTACCGACCCGCCGACCCCAGCGTGGACATCGTGGAGAAGATGAAATCCTACCCCACCTTCGATTACCAGTTCTACTTCCAGGAGCCG GGCGTCGCAGAAGCGGAGCTCGAGAAGGACATCGGCCGCACCCTGAAGGTCCTGATCCGCTCCACGCGCCGGGAG GACCGCCTGCCCTTCGCGCTCAACTTCCACGGGGTCCGGGGCGAG ggggggctgctggtgggctTCCCAGAAAACCCCCCCGCCAGCCAGATCCTGCCCGGCCCCGAGCTGCAGTACTACATCCAGCGCTTCGAGAAATCCGGCTTCAG TGGCCCCTTGAACTGGTACCGCAACATGCGACCCAACTGGCGCTGGGCGCTCTCTGCCAAGGACAGGAAG ATCATGGTGCCAGCGCTGATGGTGACGGCCGGGAAGGACGCGGTGCTGCATCCCAGCATGAGCAAGGGCATGGAGGAGTGG ATCCCGCGGCTGCACCGGGAGCACTTGGAGGAGTGCGGGCACTGGACGCAGATGGAGAG GCCGACGGCGCTCAACAGGATCCTGCTGGAGTGGCTGGAGGGGctcccccccgacacccccctgcCCAAGATCTCCAGGCTGTGA
- the EPHX2 gene encoding bifunctional epoxide hydrolase 2 isoform X5 yields the protein MARRAVLFDLGGVLFGPGLQHFLGSCERDCALPRNFLQKVLLAGGSDSPYSRAMRGQITLSQLFSEMEEGCRQHASASGIVLPPTFSVSRAFEEMAAKGTVNAPLLQAARVLRRNGFKTGVLTNNWVDDSAGRLFTATLMNLLRRHFDLVIESCRLRAQKPDPEIYTYALDALQAKPQEPGVQLHFVEMGHGPVVCLCHGFPESWLSWRYQIPALADAGFRVIALEMKGYGESTAPPDIEEYSQEQICKDLVVFLDKLGIPQTVLVGHDWGGAVVWNMALFYPERVRAVASLNTPYRPADPSVDIVEKMKSYPTFDYQFYFQEPGVAEAELEKDIGRTLKVLIRSTRREDRLPFALNFHGVRGEGGLLVGFPENPPASQILPGPELQYYIQRFEKSGFSGPLNWYRNMRPNWRWALSAKDRKIMVPALMVTAGKDAVLHPSMSKGMEEWIPRLHREHLEECGHWTQMERPTALNRILLEWLEGLPPDTPLPKISRL from the exons aTGGCGCGGCGGGCCGTGTTGTTCGACCTTGGCGGCGTGCTCTTCGGGCCCGGCCTGCAGCACTTCCTGGGCTCCTGCGAGCGAGACTGCGCTCTGCCCAg GAATTTCTTGCAGAAGGTCTTGTTGGCCGGTGGCTCCGACAGTCCTTATTCCAGAGCGATGAGGGGACAGATCACCTTGTCCCAG cttttttcgGAGATGGAAGAGGGCTGCAGGCAACACGCCTCCGCCTCCGGCATTGTCCTGCCCCCCACCTTCTCTGTCTCCCGAGCCTTTGAGGAGATGGCGGCCAAGGGGACGGTCAATGCCCCCCTTCTGCAGGCAGCGAGGGTGCTGCGGAGGAatg GGTTTAAGACCGGTGTCCTCACCAACAACTGGGTGGACGACAGCGCCGGGCGGCTCTTCACGGCCACGCTGATGAACCTGCTGCGCCGCCACTTCGACCTGGTGATCGAGTCCTGCCGGCTCAGAGCGCAGAAGCCGGACCCCGAGATCTACACCTACGCCCTGGATGCGCTGCAGGCGAAGCCGCAGGAG CCTGGCGTCCAGCTGCACTTCGTGGAGATGGGACATGGCCCCGTTGTCTGCCTCTGCCACGGCTTCCCCGAGTCCTGGCTCTCCTGGCGCTACCAG ATCCCAGCTCTGGCTGATGCCGGCTTCAGGGTGATCGCTCTGGAGATGAAGGGCTACGGGGAGTCCACGGCCCCACCAG ACATAGAAGAATATTCCCAGGAGCAGATCTGCAAG gaCCTGGTGGTTTTCCTGGACAAACTG ggcaTCCCGCAGACGGTGCTGGTCGGTCACGACTGGGGCGGTGCCGTGGTCTGGAACATGGCTCTCTTCTACCCCGAGAGGGTGAG AGCCGTGGCCTCGCTGAACACCCCGTACCGACCCGCCGACCCCAGCGTGGACATCGTGGAGAAGATGAAATCCTACCCCACCTTCGATTACCAGTTCTACTTCCAGGAGCCG GGCGTCGCAGAAGCGGAGCTCGAGAAGGACATCGGCCGCACCCTGAAGGTCCTGATCCGCTCCACGCGCCGGGAG GACCGCCTGCCCTTCGCGCTCAACTTCCACGGGGTCCGGGGCGAG ggggggctgctggtgggctTCCCAGAAAACCCCCCCGCCAGCCAGATCCTGCCCGGCCCCGAGCTGCAGTACTACATCCAGCGCTTCGAGAAATCCGGCTTCAG TGGCCCCTTGAACTGGTACCGCAACATGCGACCCAACTGGCGCTGGGCGCTCTCTGCCAAGGACAGGAAG ATCATGGTGCCAGCGCTGATGGTGACGGCCGGGAAGGACGCGGTGCTGCATCCCAGCATGAGCAAGGGCATGGAGGAGTGG ATCCCGCGGCTGCACCGGGAGCACTTGGAGGAGTGCGGGCACTGGACGCAGATGGAGAG GCCGACGGCGCTCAACAGGATCCTGCTGGAGTGGCTGGAGGGGctcccccccgacacccccctgcCCAAGATCTCCAGGCTGTGA
- the EPHX2 gene encoding bifunctional epoxide hydrolase 2 isoform X1, with protein MARRAVLFDLGGVLFGPGLQHFLGSCERDCALPRNFLQKVLLAGGSDSPYSRAMRGQITLSQLFSEMEEGCRQHASASGIVLPPTFSVSRAFEEMAAKGTVNAPLLQAARVLRRNGFKTGVLTNNWVDDSAGRLFTATLMNLLRRHFDLVIESCRLRAQKPDPEIYTYALDALQAKPQEVILLDDIGENLKPAREMGMATILVRDTETVLKELEELSGVQLLTQEEPLPTAVDPSNVTHGYVPIRPGVQLHFVEMGHGPVVCLCHGFPESWLSWRYQIPALADAGFRVIALEMKGYGESTAPPDIEEYSQEQICKDLVVFLDKLGIPQTVLVGHDWGGAVVWNMALFYPERVRAVASLNTPYRPADPSVDIVEKMKSYPTFDYQFYFQEPGVAEAELEKDIGRTLKVLIRSTRREDRLPFALNFHGVRGEGGLLVGFPENPPASQILPGPELQYYIQRFEKSGFSGPLNWYRNMRPNWRWALSAKDRKIMVPALMVTAGKDAVLHPSMSKGMEEWIPRLHREHLEECGHWTQMERPTALNRILLEWLEGLPPDTPLPKISRL; from the exons aTGGCGCGGCGGGCCGTGTTGTTCGACCTTGGCGGCGTGCTCTTCGGGCCCGGCCTGCAGCACTTCCTGGGCTCCTGCGAGCGAGACTGCGCTCTGCCCAg GAATTTCTTGCAGAAGGTCTTGTTGGCCGGTGGCTCCGACAGTCCTTATTCCAGAGCGATGAGGGGACAGATCACCTTGTCCCAG cttttttcgGAGATGGAAGAGGGCTGCAGGCAACACGCCTCCGCCTCCGGCATTGTCCTGCCCCCCACCTTCTCTGTCTCCCGAGCCTTTGAGGAGATGGCGGCCAAGGGGACGGTCAATGCCCCCCTTCTGCAGGCAGCGAGGGTGCTGCGGAGGAatg GGTTTAAGACCGGTGTCCTCACCAACAACTGGGTGGACGACAGCGCCGGGCGGCTCTTCACGGCCACGCTGATGAACCTGCTGCGCCGCCACTTCGACCTGGTGATCGAGTCCTGCCGGCTCAGAGCGCAGAAGCCGGACCCCGAGATCTACACCTACGCCCTGGATGCGCTGCAGGCGAAGCCGCAGGAG GTCATCCTCCTGGACGACATTGGGGAGAATTTGAAGCCGGCCCGGGAGATGGGCATGGCCACCATCCTCGTCAGGGACACCGAAACCGtcctgaaggagctggaggagctctCAGGTGTCCAG CTTCTTACCCAAGAAGAGCCGCTGCCAACTGCGGTTGATCCATCCAACGTGACCCACGGATACGTGCCCATCCGG CCTGGCGTCCAGCTGCACTTCGTGGAGATGGGACATGGCCCCGTTGTCTGCCTCTGCCACGGCTTCCCCGAGTCCTGGCTCTCCTGGCGCTACCAG ATCCCAGCTCTGGCTGATGCCGGCTTCAGGGTGATCGCTCTGGAGATGAAGGGCTACGGGGAGTCCACGGCCCCACCAG ACATAGAAGAATATTCCCAGGAGCAGATCTGCAAG gaCCTGGTGGTTTTCCTGGACAAACTG ggcaTCCCGCAGACGGTGCTGGTCGGTCACGACTGGGGCGGTGCCGTGGTCTGGAACATGGCTCTCTTCTACCCCGAGAGGGTGAG AGCCGTGGCCTCGCTGAACACCCCGTACCGACCCGCCGACCCCAGCGTGGACATCGTGGAGAAGATGAAATCCTACCCCACCTTCGATTACCAGTTCTACTTCCAGGAGCCG GGCGTCGCAGAAGCGGAGCTCGAGAAGGACATCGGCCGCACCCTGAAGGTCCTGATCCGCTCCACGCGCCGGGAG GACCGCCTGCCCTTCGCGCTCAACTTCCACGGGGTCCGGGGCGAG ggggggctgctggtgggctTCCCAGAAAACCCCCCCGCCAGCCAGATCCTGCCCGGCCCCGAGCTGCAGTACTACATCCAGCGCTTCGAGAAATCCGGCTTCAG TGGCCCCTTGAACTGGTACCGCAACATGCGACCCAACTGGCGCTGGGCGCTCTCTGCCAAGGACAGGAAG ATCATGGTGCCAGCGCTGATGGTGACGGCCGGGAAGGACGCGGTGCTGCATCCCAGCATGAGCAAGGGCATGGAGGAGTGG ATCCCGCGGCTGCACCGGGAGCACTTGGAGGAGTGCGGGCACTGGACGCAGATGGAGAG GCCGACGGCGCTCAACAGGATCCTGCTGGAGTGGCTGGAGGGGctcccccccgacacccccctgcCCAAGATCTCCAGGCTGTGA
- the LOC128907539 gene encoding uncharacterized protein LOC128907539, with protein MVPGGPGWWLLVGLCTLVPPATTQGGPEEEVTPHLSSEELGYQDGDPPQDPQRCGITFHTPNPCSRPGPPASASRAELDHLKNLLQDTKASLKDVEMAATLEDNQTRYQDIITQALPAIRGANLEFQESLENVRRELEAHVAEANHPRTAEKKEKLRKGVRVVAHMLRLTSRLAQTLDAASRRLHAELSRRLQSPAAHAAATTEP; from the exons ATGGTCCCTGGGGGccctggctggtggctgctggtggggctcTGCACCCTtgtcccccccgccaccacccagGGGGGACCAGAAGAAGAGGTGACACCCCACCTCAGCTCAGAGGAGTTGGGGTACCaggatggggaccccccccaggacccccaacgTTGCGGCATCACCTTCCACACCCCCAACCCTTGCAGCCGCCCCGGGCCGCCCGCCTCCGCCTCTCGCGCTGAGCTGGATCATCTCAAGAACCTCTTGCAGGACACCAAGGCCAGCCTGAAGGACGTGGAGATGGCGGCCACCTTAGAGGACAACCAGACCCGCTACCAGGACATCATCACCCAGGCGCTCCCCGCCATCCGAGGGGCCAACCTGGAATTTCAGGAGAGCCTGGAGAACGTCCGCAGGGAGCTGGAGGCTCACGTGGCTGAGGCCAATCACCCACGGACGGCCGAGAAGAAGGAGAA GCTGCGGAAGGGGGTCCGTGTGGTGGCCCACATGCTACGTCTCACCAGCCGCCTGGCCCAGACCCTGGAtgccgcctcccgccgcctccACGCTGAGCTGAGCCGGCGCCTGCAGAGCCCGGCCGCCcacgccgccgccaccaccgagCCCTAG
- the CHRNA2 gene encoding neuronal acetylcholine receptor subunit alpha-2 has translation MGRLSHGIVPLFAWCFVTFQAASCLPDQRGSHAEERLFKHLFTGYNRWSRPVPNTSDVVIVKFGLSIAQLIDVDEKNQMMTTNVWLKQEWSDYKLRWDPAEFDNVTSIRVPSEMIWIPDIVLYNNADGEFAVTHMTKAHLFSNGKVKWVPPAIYKSSCSIDVTFFPFDQQNCKMKFGSWTYDKAKIDLENMEHHVDLKDYWESGEWAIINAIGTYNSKKYDCCTEIYPDITFCFIIRRLPLFYTINLIIPCLLISCLTVLVFYLPSDCGEKITLCISVLLSLTVFLLLITEIIPSTSLVIPLIGEYLLFTMIFVTLSIIITVFVLNVHHRSPSTHTMPRWVRSFFLDFIPRWLFMKRPPVLPPPEGTTGQYDLPGTRLSTSRCWLETDVDDKWEEEEEEEEEEEEEEEEEEKTYPSRIPQAGSRSQGAQCRYGCGRQAGKASAGSAPRVPPKGEEEEEAGSDRGLMLSPSILKALEGVQYIADHLRAEDADFSVKEDWKYVAMVIDRIFLWMFIIVCLLGTVGLFLPPYLAGMI, from the exons ATGGGGCGGCTGTCCCATGGCATCGTCCCCCTCTTCGCCTGGTGCTTCGTCACCTTCCAGGCGG cctcctgcctgccagaCCAGCGCGGCAGCCACGCCGAGGAGCGTCTCTTCAAGCACCTCTTCACCGGCTACAACCGCTGGTCGCGGCCGGTGCCCAACACCTCCGACGTGGTCATCGTGAAGTTCGGGCTCTCCATTGCACAGCTCATCGACGTG GATGAGAAGAACCAAATGATGACCACGAACGTCTGGCTGAAACAG GAGTGGAGTGACTACAAGCTGCGCTGGGACCCGGCTGAATTTGACAATGTCACCTCCATCCGGGTGCCCTCCGAGATGATCTGGATCCCCGACATCGTGCTCTACAACAA TGCCGACGGGGAGTTTGCTGTGACCCACATGACGAAGGCACACCTCTTCTCCAATGGGAAGGTGAAGTGGGTGCCACCCGCCATCTACAAGAGCTCGTGCAGCATCGACGTCACCTTCTTCCCCTTCGACCAGCAGAACTGCAAGATGAAGTTCGGCTCCTGGACCTACGACAAGGCCAAGATCGACCTGGAGAACATGGAGCACCATGTGGACCTCAAGGACTACTGGGAGAGCGGCGAGTGGGCCATCATAAATGCCATCGGCACCTATAACTCCAAGAAGTATGACTGCTGCACCGAGATCTACCCTGACATCACCTTCTGCTTCATCATCCGTCGCCTCCCGCTCTTCTACACCATCAATCTCATCATACCCTGCCTGCTTATCTCCTGCCTGACCGTGCTGGTCTTCTACCTGCCCTCTGACTGTGGGGAGAAGATCACCCTCTGCATCTCCGTCCTGCTTTCCCTCACTGTCTTCCTGCTGCTCATCACGGAAATCATCCCGTCCACCTCGCTGGTCATCCCTCTCATCGGCGAGTACCTCCTCTTCACCATGATCTTCGTCACACTCTCCATCATCATCACCGTGTTCGTCCTCAACGTCCACCaccgctcccccagcacccacacgATGCCCCGCTGGGTCCGTAGCTTCTTCCTGGACTTCATCCCTCGCTGGCTCTTCATGAAGCGACCCCCGGTGCTGCCTCCCCCCGAGGGGACCACGGGGCAGTACGACCTCCCGGGCACGAGGCTCAGCACCTCCCGGTGCTGGCTGGAGACCGATGTGGATGAcaagtgggaggaggaggaggaggaggaagaggaggaagaagaggaggaggaagaggaggagaagacatACCCCAGCCGCATACCCCAGGCGGGCTCCCGCAGCCAGGGTGCCCAGTGCCGCTATGGCTGTGGGCGCCAAGCTGGGAAGGCATCGGCAGGCTCAGCCCCCCGGGTGCCCCccaagggggaggaggaggaggaggcgggctCAGACAGGGGGCTGATGCTGTCCCCCAGCATCCTGAAGGCCCTGGAAGGGGTGCAGTACATCGCGGACCACCTGCGAGCCGAAGATGCTGACTTCTCG GTGAAGGAGGACTGGAAGTACGTGGCCATGGTGATCGACCGCATCTTCCTCTGGATGTTCATCATCGTCTGCTTGctgggcaccgtggggctcttcCTCCCGCCCTACCTGGCGGGGATGATCTAG